In Thauera sedimentorum, a single genomic region encodes these proteins:
- the paaI gene encoding hydroxyphenylacetyl-CoA thioesterase PaaI encodes MSEANYRDITEGLDPQTVAERVRDGMFANDRASQGLGMEITGIGPGYAKITMPVREDMLNGFRICHGGFITTLADSAFAFSCNSYNEQTVASGISVDFMAPGRPGDLLTAEAREVFVAGRTGVYDITVTNQKGELIAVMRGKSYRLKGRAVVDL; translated from the coding sequence ATGAGTGAAGCGAATTACAGAGACATCACCGAAGGGCTGGACCCGCAGACCGTGGCCGAGCGCGTGCGCGACGGCATGTTTGCCAACGACCGCGCCTCGCAGGGCCTGGGCATGGAGATCACCGGCATCGGCCCCGGCTACGCGAAGATCACCATGCCGGTGCGCGAGGACATGCTCAACGGCTTCCGCATCTGCCACGGCGGCTTCATCACCACGCTGGCCGATTCCGCCTTTGCCTTCTCGTGCAACAGCTACAACGAACAGACGGTTGCCTCGGGCATCAGCGTGGACTTCATGGCCCCGGGACGTCCGGGCGATCTGCTGACCGCGGAGGCCAGGGAAGTTTTCGTTGCCGGGCGCACCGGCGTGTATGACATTACCGTCACCAACCAGAAGGGCGAGCTGATCGCGGTGATGCGCGGCAAGTCCTACCGGCTCAAGGGCCGGGCGGTGGTCGACCTGTAG
- the paaN gene encoding phenylacetic acid degradation protein PaaN, translated as MVHPLFDKHRATLDAAINAIHTRGYWTPYPEMPSPKVYGETAMADGKSAVEALAGQDFVLDQPGASGWAAPEKSPYGVKLDVRYPVCDVDALIAAAQAAMPGWRKIGAEGRVGVCLEILDRLNKKSFEIAHAVMYTTGQGWMMAFQAGGPHAQDRGLEAVAYAWDEMSRIPATTIWEKPQGKNPALKMQKHYEIVGRGVALVVGCGTFPTWNTYPGLFAALATGNPVIVKPHSNAILPAAITVRIIREVLAEQGLDPNLVTLAVVEKRAATQALATHPAVKSIDFTGGNVFGQWLLDNARQAQVYAELAGVNNVVIESTDSYKAMLRNLAFTLSLYSGQMCTTTQAILVPAGGIDTDQGHKSYDEVAADLGAAISKFLSDPAVATAVLGAIQSEATLARIEECQSGQYGKVVLASSRIEHPEFPGAQVRTPVLLACDAADEANYMEERFGPIAFVVKVADGAAAVALSERMVREHGALTVGVYSTRPEILDAMTEATLNAGVALSINLTGGVFVNQSAAFSDYHGVGMNPAANAAYSDAAFVANRFRVVQRRYHVE; from the coding sequence ATGGTTCACCCCTTGTTCGACAAGCACCGCGCCACCCTGGATGCGGCCATCAACGCCATCCACACCCGCGGCTACTGGACGCCCTACCCCGAGATGCCCAGCCCCAAGGTTTATGGCGAAACCGCCATGGCCGACGGCAAGTCCGCAGTGGAAGCGCTGGCCGGCCAGGACTTCGTGCTCGACCAGCCCGGCGCCAGCGGCTGGGCCGCGCCGGAGAAAAGCCCCTACGGCGTGAAGCTGGACGTGCGCTACCCGGTGTGCGACGTGGACGCACTGATCGCCGCCGCCCAGGCCGCCATGCCGGGCTGGCGCAAGATCGGCGCCGAAGGCCGCGTCGGGGTGTGCCTGGAGATCCTCGACCGCCTGAACAAGAAGAGCTTTGAAATCGCCCACGCGGTGATGTACACCACCGGCCAGGGCTGGATGATGGCCTTCCAGGCCGGCGGCCCGCACGCGCAGGACCGCGGGCTGGAAGCCGTGGCCTACGCCTGGGACGAGATGAGCCGCATCCCGGCCACCACCATCTGGGAGAAGCCGCAGGGCAAGAACCCCGCGCTGAAGATGCAGAAGCACTACGAAATCGTCGGCCGCGGCGTGGCGCTGGTGGTGGGCTGCGGCACCTTCCCCACCTGGAACACCTACCCCGGCCTGTTCGCCGCGCTGGCCACCGGCAACCCGGTCATCGTCAAGCCGCACAGCAACGCCATCCTGCCCGCCGCCATCACCGTGCGCATCATCCGCGAAGTGCTCGCCGAGCAGGGCCTGGACCCCAACCTGGTCACCCTGGCGGTGGTGGAGAAGCGCGCCGCCACCCAGGCGCTGGCCACCCACCCGGCGGTGAAATCCATCGACTTCACCGGCGGCAACGTCTTCGGCCAGTGGCTGCTGGACAACGCCCGCCAGGCCCAGGTGTATGCCGAACTGGCCGGCGTGAACAACGTGGTCATCGAATCCACCGACAGCTACAAGGCCATGCTGCGCAACCTGGCCTTCACGCTCAGCCTGTACTCCGGCCAGATGTGCACCACCACCCAGGCCATCCTGGTACCGGCCGGCGGCATCGATACCGACCAGGGCCACAAGAGCTATGACGAAGTCGCGGCCGACCTGGGCGCGGCGATCAGCAAGTTCCTGTCCGACCCGGCCGTGGCCACCGCGGTGCTCGGCGCCATCCAGTCCGAAGCCACGCTGGCGCGCATCGAGGAATGCCAGTCCGGCCAGTACGGCAAGGTGGTGCTCGCCTCCTCCAGGATCGAGCACCCCGAGTTCCCCGGCGCCCAGGTACGCACCCCGGTGCTGCTCGCCTGCGACGCCGCCGACGAGGCGAACTACATGGAAGAACGCTTCGGCCCCATCGCCTTCGTGGTCAAGGTCGCCGACGGCGCCGCCGCGGTGGCGCTCTCCGAGCGCATGGTGCGCGAACACGGCGCGCTCACCGTAGGCGTGTACTCGACCCGCCCCGAGATCCTCGACGCCATGACCGAAGCCACCCTCAACGCCGGCGTCGCGCTGTCGATCAACCTCACCGGCGGGGTGTTCGTGAACCAGTCCGCGGCCTTCTCCGACTACCACGGCGTAGGCATGAACCCGGCCGCCAACGCCGCCTACTCGGACGCCGCCTTCGTCGCCAACCGCTTCCGCGTGGTGCAACGCCGCTATCACGTCGAGTAA
- the paaK gene encoding phenylacetate--CoA ligase PaaK codes for MPINSFAPPQLDPIEKASQDELRALQLERLKWSVRHAYENVPHYRKSFDEKGVHPDDLKTLADLAKFPFTTKHDLRDNYPFGMFAVPMEKIARVHASSGTTGKPTVVGYTLKDIDTWASVVARSIRASGGRPGDMVHVSYGYGLFTGGLGAHYGAEKLGCTVVPMSGGQTEKQIQVIQDFKPKIIMVTPSYMLTILDEMERMGIDPKSTSLKIGIFGAEPWTPAMRLAMEERSGMDAVDIYGLSEVIGPGVANECVETKDGPTIWEDHFYPEIINPETGEVVADGEEGELVFTSLTKEAMPVIRYRTRDLTRLLPPTARSMRRMAKITGRSDDMLIIRGVNVFPTQIEELICKIPKLAPHYLLEVDKQGHMDTLTVKVEINPEAGVGRHPEQKEALAKELTHHIKSLIGVSAKVQVGEPFSIERVTIGKAKRVIDRRPKA; via the coding sequence ATGCCGATCAACAGCTTTGCCCCGCCGCAACTCGACCCGATCGAGAAGGCCAGCCAGGACGAACTGCGTGCCCTGCAGCTCGAACGCCTGAAGTGGAGCGTGCGCCACGCCTACGAGAACGTGCCGCATTACCGGAAAAGTTTCGACGAGAAGGGTGTTCACCCGGACGACCTGAAAACGCTCGCCGACCTGGCCAAGTTCCCCTTCACCACCAAGCACGACCTGCGCGACAACTACCCCTTCGGCATGTTCGCGGTGCCGATGGAGAAGATCGCCCGGGTGCATGCCTCGTCCGGCACCACCGGCAAGCCCACCGTGGTCGGCTACACGCTCAAGGACATCGACACCTGGGCCAGCGTGGTGGCGCGCTCGATCCGCGCTTCCGGCGGCCGGCCGGGCGACATGGTGCATGTGTCCTACGGTTATGGTCTGTTCACCGGCGGTCTGGGCGCGCACTACGGCGCCGAGAAGCTGGGCTGTACCGTGGTGCCGATGTCCGGCGGGCAGACCGAGAAGCAGATCCAGGTGATCCAGGACTTCAAGCCCAAGATCATCATGGTCACCCCGTCCTACATGCTGACCATCCTCGACGAGATGGAGCGCATGGGCATCGACCCCAAGAGCACTTCGCTGAAGATCGGCATCTTCGGCGCCGAACCCTGGACCCCGGCGATGCGCCTGGCGATGGAAGAACGCTCCGGCATGGACGCGGTGGACATCTACGGGCTGTCGGAAGTGATCGGCCCGGGGGTGGCCAACGAATGCGTCGAGACCAAGGACGGCCCGACCATCTGGGAAGACCACTTCTACCCCGAGATCATCAACCCCGAGACCGGCGAAGTGGTGGCCGACGGCGAGGAGGGCGAGCTGGTGTTCACCTCGCTCACCAAGGAAGCCATGCCGGTGATCCGCTACCGCACCCGCGACCTCACCCGCCTGCTGCCGCCCACCGCGCGCAGCATGCGGCGCATGGCCAAGATCACCGGGCGTTCGGACGACATGCTGATCATCCGCGGGGTGAACGTGTTTCCGACGCAGATCGAGGAACTGATCTGCAAGATCCCCAAGCTGGCCCCGCACTATCTGCTGGAGGTCGACAAGCAGGGCCACATGGACACCCTCACCGTGAAGGTGGAGATCAACCCGGAGGCCGGCGTAGGCCGCCACCCCGAGCAGAAGGAAGCGCTCGCCAAGGAGCTCACCCACCACATCAAGAGCCTGATCGGCGTGTCCGCCAAGGTCCAGGTCGGCGAGCCCTTCAGCATCGAGCGGGTCACCATCGGCAAGGCCAAGCGGGTCATCGACCGCCGGCCGAAGGCTTGA
- the paaG gene encoding 2-(1,2-epoxy-1,2-dihydrophenyl)acetyl-CoA isomerase PaaG — protein sequence MSTAGAAPTRSFETIAFSVDAGVATLTLNRPDRLNSFNDQMHAEVREALAAVRAGRADGSVRVLVLTGAGRGFCAGQDLSDRAVAAGDEAPDLGASVERNYKPLVLALRALDLPVIAAVNGVAAGAGANIALACDLVFAARSASFIQSFAKLGLIPDTGGTWILPRLLGPARAMGLALLGDKLPAEQAEQWGLIWKCVDDEALMPTVQQVAAALAQGPTFGYAQTKRLIWGSSTEDFEAQLNQERAAMTVCGQSDDYREGVAAFMEKRAPRFTGK from the coding sequence ATGAGCACTGCCGGCGCCGCCCCGACCCGGTCGTTCGAAACCATAGCCTTCAGCGTGGACGCGGGTGTAGCCACCCTCACGCTGAACCGCCCGGACCGCCTCAACAGCTTCAACGACCAGATGCACGCCGAAGTGCGCGAGGCGCTCGCCGCGGTGCGCGCCGGGCGTGCCGACGGCAGCGTGCGCGTGCTGGTGCTGACCGGCGCCGGGCGCGGCTTCTGCGCCGGGCAGGATCTCTCCGACCGCGCGGTGGCCGCCGGCGACGAGGCCCCGGACTTGGGCGCTTCGGTCGAACGCAACTACAAGCCGCTGGTGCTCGCGCTGCGTGCGCTCGACCTGCCGGTGATCGCCGCGGTCAATGGCGTGGCCGCCGGCGCCGGCGCCAACATCGCGCTGGCCTGCGATCTGGTGTTCGCCGCGCGTTCGGCGAGCTTCATCCAGTCCTTCGCCAAGCTCGGGCTGATCCCCGACACCGGCGGCACCTGGATACTGCCGCGCCTGCTCGGGCCGGCGCGTGCCATGGGCCTCGCGCTGCTGGGCGACAAGCTGCCGGCCGAACAGGCCGAACAATGGGGGCTGATCTGGAAGTGCGTGGACGACGAGGCGCTGATGCCCACCGTGCAGCAGGTCGCTGCCGCACTCGCGCAGGGGCCGACCTTCGGCTATGCGCAGACCAAGCGCCTGATCTGGGGCAGTTCCACCGAGGATTTCGAGGCGCAGCTCAACCAGGAGCGCGCGGCGATGACCGTGTGCGGCCAATCCGACGACTACCGTGAAGGCGTGGCCGCCTTCATGGAAAAGCGCGCGCCGCGTTTCACCGGAAAGTAG
- the paaH gene encoding 3-hydroxyacyl-CoA dehydrogenase PaaH, with protein sequence MTALGSNVKVLVVGAGAMGSGIAQVAAVAGHTVYLYDTRAEAADKGRAGIVAALDKLAAKGRISAEAAQAAAGRVLPVSELAAARDAGLAVEAIVEDLAVKRALFAELEGLLADDAILASNTSSLSITALAAPLARPERVAGLHFFNPAPVMKLVEVVSGLATDQKVAATLHATARAWGKVAVHARSTPGFIVNRVARPYYAEALRVLGEGAADVATLDAVLREGCGFPMGPFELMDLIGHDVNFAVTSSVFDAYFQDKRFTPSLIQQELVLAGRLGRKSGRGFYDYAEGAERAQPAAEPAQQGEAAVAVVGDLGVAAGLIARLESAGIKVQRKPGRSEHGAGWLEIGGARLMLSDGRTATRRAAEEGVPNLVLFDLCLDYAATPRLALAVADQCGTGAWRAVVGTLQAAGLAVSRLDDVAGLLGLRTVAMLANEAADAVLAGIGSAADIDTAMRYGTNYPKGPLAWADELGAAHLVRVLANLATHYFDTRYRTSPLLQRKAITGAAFHE encoded by the coding sequence ATGACCGCGCTGGGTTCGAACGTGAAGGTGCTGGTGGTCGGCGCCGGTGCCATGGGTAGCGGCATCGCCCAGGTGGCGGCCGTGGCCGGCCATACCGTTTACCTGTATGACACCCGTGCCGAGGCGGCCGACAAGGGGCGCGCCGGCATCGTGGCGGCGCTCGACAAGCTGGCCGCCAAGGGCCGCATCAGCGCCGAAGCCGCGCAGGCCGCCGCCGGGCGCGTCCTGCCGGTGAGCGAACTGGCCGCCGCGCGCGACGCCGGGCTGGCGGTGGAAGCCATCGTCGAGGATCTGGCGGTCAAGCGCGCGCTGTTCGCCGAACTGGAAGGCCTGCTGGCCGACGATGCCATCCTCGCCAGCAACACCTCCTCGCTGTCGATCACCGCGCTCGCCGCCCCGCTGGCCCGCCCGGAGCGCGTGGCCGGCCTGCACTTCTTCAACCCGGCGCCGGTGATGAAGCTGGTCGAGGTGGTGTCGGGGCTCGCCACCGATCAGAAGGTGGCCGCCACCCTGCATGCAACCGCGCGCGCCTGGGGCAAGGTCGCGGTACATGCCAGATCCACCCCCGGCTTCATCGTCAATCGCGTCGCCCGCCCCTATTACGCCGAGGCGCTGCGGGTGCTGGGCGAAGGCGCGGCCGATGTGGCTACGCTGGACGCGGTGCTGCGCGAAGGCTGCGGCTTCCCGATGGGCCCCTTCGAGCTGATGGACCTGATCGGCCACGACGTGAACTTCGCCGTGACCTCCTCGGTGTTCGATGCCTACTTCCAGGACAAGCGCTTCACCCCCAGCCTGATCCAGCAGGAGCTGGTGCTCGCCGGTCGCCTCGGGCGCAAGAGCGGGCGTGGTTTCTACGATTACGCGGAAGGCGCCGAGCGCGCCCAGCCGGCGGCGGAGCCCGCACAGCAGGGCGAAGCCGCGGTGGCCGTGGTCGGCGACCTGGGCGTGGCCGCCGGCCTGATCGCCCGCCTGGAAAGCGCCGGCATCAAGGTGCAGCGCAAGCCGGGCAGGTCCGAGCACGGCGCCGGCTGGCTGGAGATCGGCGGCGCGCGGCTGATGCTGTCCGACGGCCGTACTGCCACCCGCCGCGCGGCGGAAGAGGGCGTGCCCAACCTGGTGCTGTTCGACCTCTGCCTGGACTACGCCGCCACGCCGCGCCTGGCGCTGGCGGTGGCCGACCAGTGCGGCACCGGCGCTTGGCGTGCGGTGGTCGGCACCCTGCAGGCCGCCGGCCTGGCGGTGAGCCGGCTGGACGACGTCGCCGGCCTGCTCGGCCTGCGCACCGTCGCCATGCTGGCCAACGAGGCCGCCGACGCGGTGCTGGCCGGCATCGGCTCCGCCGCCGACATCGACACCGCGATGCGCTACGGCACCAACTACCCCAAGGGGCCGCTGGCCTGGGCGGACGAGCTGGGCGCGGCCCATCTGGTGCGCGTGCTCGCCAACCTTGCCACGCACTACTTCGACACCCGTTACCGCACGTCGCCCTTGCTGCAGCGCAAGGCCATTACCGGAGCCGCCTTCCATGAGTGA